One Hyphomicrobium sp. CS1GBMeth3 DNA window includes the following coding sequences:
- a CDS encoding universal stress protein, translated as MTKILCAIDDTDHSLPAIAHAAKLASALNAELALVAVNQLIGGYSRGGSPVLLWTDSDAQRVLANAVAEVQKIGKIKTRGVTIESRDPAQAIIYFAEQEGFDHIVLGTGGKGAVQRLVLGSVSRDVVYRAHCPVTVVR; from the coding sequence ATGACCAAGATCCTGTGCGCCATCGACGACACCGACCATAGTTTGCCGGCCATTGCGCACGCGGCAAAGCTTGCCAGTGCTCTCAACGCAGAGCTTGCGCTTGTCGCCGTCAATCAGCTGATCGGCGGCTACAGCCGCGGCGGCTCGCCCGTGCTTCTTTGGACCGACAGCGATGCGCAGCGCGTTCTCGCCAATGCCGTTGCCGAGGTGCAGAAGATCGGCAAGATCAAAACCCGAGGCGTGACCATCGAGAGCCGCGACCCCGCGCAGGCGATCATCTATTTCGCCGAGCAGGAAGGTTTCGACCACATCGTGCTCGGAACGGGCGGTAAGGGTGCGGTGCAGCGTCTGGTGCTCGGATCGGTCTCGCGCGACGTGGTCTATCGCGCGCACTGCCCTGTGACTGTCGTCAGATAG
- a CDS encoding SDR family oxidoreductase, producing MPSEKTVLITGASTGIGRVTAEFFAAKGWNVAATMRSPEKSDLASKSDRIKLFKLDVTDQVSVDRAVQDVIGHFGGIDVLVNNAGYGLLGPFEAQTDEQIRRQFETNVFGVMNVTRAVLPHMRERKQGRIVNVGSAAGRLTLPLYSMYCATKWALEGFSESLWFELRQHNIKVKIIEPGMIKTDFFERSREVATKEGLTAYDEFVSLVMPNLKAWEDAGAEPVVVARSIWRASTSFWPRLRYQPNATLSVWARGWVPGHLSVRLVRRLFNAW from the coding sequence TTGCCTTCCGAAAAGACTGTTTTGATCACCGGTGCGTCTACCGGCATCGGGCGGGTAACGGCGGAGTTTTTTGCAGCCAAAGGCTGGAACGTCGCTGCAACCATGCGATCGCCCGAGAAGAGCGATCTCGCGAGTAAGTCCGACCGCATCAAGCTGTTCAAGCTCGACGTCACGGATCAGGTCTCGGTCGATCGGGCGGTCCAGGACGTGATCGGGCACTTCGGTGGCATCGACGTTCTCGTCAACAACGCGGGCTATGGGCTGTTGGGGCCGTTCGAGGCGCAGACCGACGAGCAGATCCGTCGGCAGTTCGAAACAAACGTATTCGGCGTCATGAATGTCACGCGCGCCGTGCTACCGCACATGCGTGAGCGCAAGCAGGGCCGCATCGTCAACGTCGGCTCGGCAGCGGGGCGTCTGACGTTACCGCTCTATTCCATGTACTGCGCGACCAAGTGGGCGCTCGAAGGCTTTTCGGAAAGCCTCTGGTTCGAGCTCCGGCAGCACAACATCAAGGTCAAGATCATCGAGCCCGGCATGATCAAGACTGACTTCTTCGAGCGCTCGCGCGAGGTGGCGACGAAAGAGGGCCTCACTGCCTACGACGAGTTTGTCTCGCTCGTCATGCCCAACCTCAAGGCCTGGGAGGACGCAGGTGCGGAGCCAGTGGTTGTGGCGCGCAGCATCTGGCGTGCCTCGACCAGCTTCTGGCCGCGGCTCCGTTATCAGCCCAACGCCACGCTTTCTGTCTGGGCGCGGGGGTGGGTTCCGGGCCATCTCTCCGTGCGGCTCGTGCGGCGCTTGTTCAACGCTTGGTAA
- the leuD gene encoding 3-isopropylmalate dehydratase small subunit, with translation MQKFTKLTGVAAPFPLRNVDTDMIIPKQFLKTIKRTGLGTALFYELRYDQDGKENPDFVLNKPAYRKAEILVTGENFGCGSSREHAPWALMDFGFRCVIAPDFADIFYNNCFQNGILAIKLPQEQVDKLMDDAERGANATLTVDLEAQEIRGPDGGVIRFDIDPFRKHCLLNGLDNIGLTLEKEQAIKEYEGRLATARPWA, from the coding sequence ATGCAGAAATTCACCAAGCTGACGGGTGTCGCCGCTCCCTTCCCCCTCCGGAATGTGGACACCGACATGATCATCCCAAAGCAGTTCCTGAAGACGATCAAGCGCACGGGCCTTGGCACGGCGCTCTTTTACGAGCTGCGCTATGACCAGGACGGAAAGGAGAACCCGGATTTCGTGCTCAACAAGCCGGCTTACCGGAAGGCAGAGATCCTCGTTACAGGCGAGAACTTCGGCTGCGGCTCCTCGCGCGAGCACGCGCCCTGGGCACTGATGGACTTCGGCTTCCGCTGCGTGATCGCGCCGGATTTCGCCGACATCTTCTACAACAACTGCTTCCAAAACGGCATCCTGGCCATCAAGCTGCCCCAGGAGCAGGTCGACAAGCTGATGGACGACGCCGAGCGCGGCGCCAACGCCACGCTGACGGTCGATCTCGAGGCGCAGGAGATTCGCGGTCCCGACGGCGGCGTCATCCGCTTCGACATCGATCCGTTCCGCAAGCACTGTTTGCTGAACGGTTTGGACAACATTGGCCTGACGCTCGAAAAAGAGCAGGCCATCAAGGAGTACGAGGGCCGGCTCGCGACAGCGCGCCCCTGGGCGTGA
- a CDS encoding metallopeptidase family protein — translation MAAERDWRTATPPTLADFEVVAAAAWERIEPEFREICGDVVVRIEDFALDEVLDELGIDSPFDLMGLYQGLSLDKKSVLDAPREPDMVFLYRRAILDYWTESGEPLGEIITHVLVHEIGHHFGFSDADMEEIEAQVAQ, via the coding sequence ATGGCGGCAGAACGGGACTGGAGAACGGCCACACCACCCACGCTCGCTGACTTCGAGGTCGTAGCGGCAGCGGCCTGGGAGCGCATCGAGCCCGAGTTCCGTGAGATTTGCGGTGATGTCGTCGTCCGTATTGAGGATTTCGCCCTCGACGAAGTTCTGGACGAGCTTGGCATTGACAGCCCGTTCGACCTGATGGGCCTTTACCAGGGGCTTTCCCTCGACAAGAAGAGCGTGCTCGACGCCCCGCGCGAGCCCGACATGGTCTTCCTCTACCGGCGCGCAATCCTCGACTATTGGACCGAAAGCGGCGAGCCGCTCGGCGAGATCATCACCCACGTGCTTGTGCATGAGATCGGCCATCATTTCGGCTTTTCCGACGCCGATATGGAGGAGATCGAGGCGCAGGTCGCGCAATAG
- the leuC gene encoding 3-isopropylmalate dehydratase large subunit encodes MAKTLYDKIFDDHVVDRQEDGTCLLYIDRHLVHEVTSPQAFEGLRMSGRKVRAPEKTLAVVDHNVPTTDRTRGIADEDSRVQVETLATNARDFGVEYYNELDKRQGIVHVVGPEQGFTLPGTTIVCGDSHTSTHGAFGALAHGIGTSEVEHVLATQTLVQKKAKNMRVSVDGKLPAHITAKDIILAIIGEIGTAGGTGSVIEYAGEAIRDLSMEGRMTVCNMSIEGGARAGMIAPDEKTYAFIKGRPKAPKGAAWDMAMKYWETLYSDEGAHFDREVKLDATKLPPIVSWGTSPEDVVSVAGVVPNPDNLSDENKRASMKRALEYMGLTSGTKMTDIPLDVVWIGSCTNGRMEDLREVAKIVEGRKISSSLAYAMIVPGSGLVKQQAEAEGLDKIFTAAGFEWREPGCSMCLGMNPDQLKPGQRCASTSNRNFEGRQGYKGRTHLVSPAMAAAAALEGHFVDIRAWQPSS; translated from the coding sequence ATGGCCAAGACGCTTTACGATAAGATTTTCGACGACCACGTCGTTGACCGGCAAGAGGACGGAACTTGCCTGCTCTATATCGATCGCCATCTGGTTCACGAGGTCACGAGTCCTCAGGCTTTCGAAGGGCTTAGGATGTCCGGCCGCAAGGTCCGCGCACCGGAGAAGACACTGGCCGTCGTCGACCACAACGTTCCAACGACAGACCGCACCCGTGGCATCGCCGACGAGGACAGCCGCGTCCAGGTCGAGACGTTGGCCACCAACGCCCGCGACTTCGGCGTCGAGTACTACAACGAGCTCGACAAGCGGCAAGGCATCGTCCACGTGGTCGGCCCCGAGCAGGGCTTTACGCTGCCCGGCACCACGATCGTCTGCGGCGACAGCCACACCTCGACACACGGCGCCTTCGGCGCGCTCGCGCACGGCATCGGCACGAGCGAGGTCGAGCACGTTCTCGCCACGCAGACGCTGGTGCAGAAGAAGGCCAAGAACATGCGCGTCAGTGTGGATGGCAAGCTGCCGGCCCACATCACCGCGAAAGATATCATCCTCGCCATCATCGGCGAGATCGGCACGGCAGGCGGCACCGGCTCCGTGATCGAGTATGCAGGCGAAGCGATCCGCGACCTTTCCATGGAAGGGCGCATGACCGTCTGCAACATGTCGATCGAGGGTGGTGCACGCGCTGGCATGATCGCACCCGACGAGAAGACATACGCCTTCATCAAGGGCCGTCCCAAGGCGCCGAAGGGTGCCGCCTGGGACATGGCGATGAAGTACTGGGAGACGCTCTACTCCGACGAGGGCGCTCATTTCGACCGCGAGGTCAAGCTCGACGCCACCAAGCTGCCGCCGATCGTCTCCTGGGGCACGAGCCCGGAGGACGTGGTGTCGGTCGCCGGCGTGGTGCCGAACCCTGACAACCTCTCCGACGAGAACAAGCGCGCCTCGATGAAACGCGCGCTTGAATACATGGGTCTGACCTCAGGCACCAAGATGACCGACATTCCGCTCGACGTGGTGTGGATCGGCTCGTGCACCAACGGGCGAATGGAGGATCTGCGCGAGGTCGCGAAGATCGTCGAGGGCCGCAAAATCTCGAGCAGCCTAGCCTACGCTATGATCGTGCCGGGCTCGGGCCTCGTGAAACAGCAGGCCGAGGCTGAAGGCCTGGACAAGATCTTCACAGCCGCCGGCTTCGAATGGCGTGAGCCGGGCTGCTCTATGTGCCTTGGCATGAACCCGGACCAGTTGAAACCAGGCCAGCGCTGTGCCTCGACCTCGAACCGCAACTTCGAGGGCCGGCAGGGCTACAAAGGCCGCACGCATCTGGTTTCCCCTGCCATGGCAGCTGCCGCCGCGCTCGAAGGCCACTTCGTCGACATCCGCGCCTGGCAGCCCTCCTCCTGA
- a CDS encoding alpha/beta hydrolase, with the protein MWQRAGAIAAAIVTMLTTGTGYADGMLSDFPYPHPVRQYAFTSQGQPLFMAYMDIQPTAPANGRAVVLFHGKNFCGATWESTITPLAAAGYRVIVPDQIGFCKSTKPTTYQMSFHQLAANTRALLQSLGIERAALVAHSMGGMVATRYALSFPESTAALVLVNPIGLEDWSAKGVPALTIDELIAGERKTDSARIKTYQQRTYYDGRWRPDFDRWVEMLASTYRGEGSELAILSQARASDMVFSQPVVHEFPRLIPPVVLIIGERDTTAIGKDRAPPEVAAKLGRYAELAHEAERRIPNARLITFPTLGHSPQVEEPEKFNATLLEALAGVASP; encoded by the coding sequence ATGTGGCAGCGAGCCGGCGCGATCGCGGCAGCGATTGTAACCATGCTGACGACGGGCACCGGTTATGCCGACGGCATGCTGAGCGATTTTCCTTACCCGCATCCGGTCAGGCAGTACGCCTTCACGTCGCAGGGCCAGCCGCTCTTCATGGCCTATATGGACATTCAGCCGACGGCACCAGCGAACGGCCGAGCCGTCGTACTCTTTCACGGCAAGAACTTCTGCGGCGCAACGTGGGAATCAACGATCACGCCTCTCGCAGCAGCCGGCTATCGCGTCATCGTGCCGGACCAGATCGGCTTCTGCAAATCGACGAAGCCCACCACCTACCAGATGAGCTTTCACCAGCTCGCCGCAAACACCCGCGCCCTGTTGCAAAGCCTTGGCATAGAGCGCGCCGCGCTCGTCGCTCACTCCATGGGCGGCATGGTCGCAACCCGCTACGCCTTGAGCTTCCCCGAGAGCACAGCCGCTCTGGTGCTCGTGAACCCGATCGGTCTCGAGGACTGGAGCGCCAAGGGCGTACCGGCGCTGACCATCGACGAGCTGATCGCGGGTGAGCGCAAGACCGATTCAGCGCGCATCAAGACCTATCAGCAAAGGACCTACTACGACGGCCGCTGGCGGCCCGACTTCGATCGCTGGGTGGAGATGCTGGCCTCGACCTATCGCGGCGAGGGAAGCGAGTTGGCGATACTCTCACAGGCCCGCGCTTCCGACATGGTCTTCTCGCAGCCCGTCGTCCACGAGTTCCCGCGTCTCATCCCGCCCGTCGTGCTGATCATCGGCGAGCGCGACACCACCGCCATCGGCAAGGACCGCGCACCTCCCGAGGTCGCCGCCAAGCTCGGCCGCTACGCCGAACTCGCACACGAGGCCGAGCGCCGCATCCCCAACGCGCGACTGATCACTTTCCCCACGCTGGGGCATTCTCCGCAGGTTGAGGAACCCGAGAAGTTTAATGCCACTCTTCTTGAAGCACTGGCCGGCGTCGCTTCGCCTTGA
- a CDS encoding D-alanyl-D-alanine carboxypeptidase family protein, with translation MRARWFMVAVAALTLLSGAEALARGPALVFDPSDGLVLYAEDADDHWHPASLTKIMTAYVTFEALKNGKLTLEQRIPYSERAQSQPPSKLGLHVGATLTIDQALKALIIKSANDVAVMLAEAIDGSQREFVARMNRTAQSLGMTRTIFVNPNGLPAPQQVTTARDLAKLARAAIKNYPEHMPYWSMFSAKIGKILIGSHNGILRTFNGADGMKTGFICDSGFNVVASATRDGRQIMAVVLGEPTSGQRTIRAANLLEHGFEIYGWKQLFNHAESIDSIPVASDARDVISVRQAVLSYECGTKRPPAKKRKQKKSEPTQAIIDRKQGAAATDSGSAAAN, from the coding sequence ATGCGAGCTCGATGGTTTATGGTCGCCGTGGCGGCACTGACGCTTCTCTCCGGCGCAGAAGCCCTCGCCCGCGGCCCAGCACTTGTGTTCGACCCATCCGACGGACTGGTCCTCTACGCCGAGGACGCCGATGACCACTGGCACCCCGCTTCGTTGACCAAGATCATGACGGCCTACGTCACGTTCGAGGCTTTGAAGAACGGCAAGCTCACGCTTGAGCAGCGGATCCCGTATAGCGAGCGCGCGCAGAGCCAGCCGCCGAGCAAGCTCGGCCTGCACGTCGGCGCCACGCTGACCATCGACCAAGCTTTAAAGGCGCTGATCATCAAATCCGCTAACGACGTCGCGGTGATGCTGGCCGAAGCCATCGACGGCTCGCAGCGGGAGTTCGTGGCGCGCATGAACCGCACGGCGCAGAGCCTCGGCATGACCCGCACCATCTTCGTCAATCCGAACGGGCTGCCGGCGCCTCAGCAGGTGACAACGGCCCGCGACCTCGCGAAGCTCGCCCGCGCGGCGATCAAGAACTACCCCGAGCACATGCCGTACTGGTCCATGTTCAGCGCCAAGATCGGCAAGATCCTGATTGGATCGCACAACGGTATTCTGCGCACGTTCAATGGCGCCGACGGCATGAAAACCGGCTTCATTTGCGATTCCGGGTTCAACGTCGTCGCGAGCGCCACGCGTGACGGCCGCCAGATCATGGCCGTGGTATTGGGCGAGCCGACGAGCGGGCAACGGACAATCCGCGCCGCAAACCTGCTTGAGCACGGTTTCGAGATCTATGGCTGGAAGCAGCTGTTCAACCACGCCGAGAGCATCGACTCGATACCCGTTGCCAGCGACGCCAGGGACGTGATCAGCGTCCGCCAGGCCGTGCTCTCGTACGAGTGCGGAACCAAGCGCCCACCCGCCAAAAAGCGGAAGCAAAAGAAGTCAGAGCCGACCCAGGCCATCATCGATCGGAAACAGGGCGCCGCAGCTACCGACAGCGGCTCGGCAGCTGCCAACTGA
- a CDS encoding alpha/beta family hydrolase, whose protein sequence is MTAFLSTGSRDAKIILVLAPGAGAPASSPWMSKVAELLAEVGLGVVRFDFAYMAERQRTGVRRPPPKAEALVGEYEAAVEALRADGAGRPGSRLLIGGKSLGGRVASLAAQGLFDHGRIAGLVCLGYPFHPPDKPQQLRTAHLKTLSCPTLIVQGERDPFGGPSDVAGYDLSPAISVHWARDGDHDLKPRRSSGATLDGNLAEAVQEIMRFAGRLV, encoded by the coding sequence ATGACCGCATTCCTTTCAACGGGTTCACGCGATGCGAAAATCATATTGGTGCTCGCGCCGGGGGCAGGCGCGCCGGCGTCGAGCCCGTGGATGAGCAAAGTGGCGGAGTTGCTCGCGGAGGTTGGGCTCGGTGTCGTGCGATTCGATTTTGCGTATATGGCGGAGCGGCAGCGGACGGGGGTGCGGCGGCCGCCGCCGAAAGCGGAGGCGCTGGTTGGCGAATACGAGGCCGCGGTCGAGGCGCTGCGGGCCGATGGTGCGGGTCGGCCCGGATCGCGGCTGCTTATCGGCGGCAAGTCGCTCGGCGGGCGCGTCGCCAGTCTCGCGGCGCAAGGCCTTTTTGACCACGGGCGTATCGCGGGGCTCGTTTGCCTCGGGTATCCGTTCCATCCCCCGGACAAGCCGCAGCAGCTACGCACAGCGCATCTCAAGACGCTCTCCTGCCCGACCCTGATCGTGCAGGGTGAGCGCGATCCGTTCGGCGGACCTTCGGACGTGGCAGGCTATGATTTATCGCCCGCGATCTCCGTTCATTGGGCGCGCGACGGAGATCACGACCTCAAACCGCGACGCAGCTCGGGCGCGACACTCGACGGAAACCTCGCGGAGGCGGTGCAGGAGATCATGCGGTTCGCAGGTCGCCTCGTTTGA
- the mepA gene encoding penicillin-insensitive murein endopeptidase yields the protein MPFARRNVRWPHLAALAVLAAPASLAVAAETEAELGRTWHGPATMAAEAAAKQAAKEAIVPPLPKPARPPVTESAPDAAKPAEPAKPVEKTAATPPTDEADTKASGNKNADTPKKKALTAKQLFGTVKSAAPLTARAVGWYAKGCLAGGKPIAVDGPGWQVMRLSRNRNWGHPNLVALIERLAREATKAGEWPGLLVGDMSQPRGGPMISGHTSHQVGLDADIWLTPMPDRTLTRREREDMSAVSMLKNAGEVNPKVWGDGQVKLIKRAASYPAVERILVHPALKKALCEAAGTNRTWLGKVRPYFGHYYHFHVRIGCPKGSDNCRAQPPVPDGDGCGQELTDWLKRVAPKPKPKPPATAEKPPAKPAKPAPPKPEMTLADLPPDCSTVLTAGGHVPPTEPAVIVDRSKDAGPVKDMTVRTAAPSPPPAAKKTPTKAATN from the coding sequence ATGCCCTTCGCCCGACGCAACGTGAGATGGCCGCATCTGGCTGCTCTAGCTGTGCTCGCCGCTCCAGCCTCGCTTGCCGTGGCGGCCGAGACGGAGGCGGAGCTCGGCCGCACGTGGCACGGGCCAGCAACCATGGCCGCTGAGGCCGCCGCCAAGCAAGCGGCGAAGGAAGCCATCGTGCCGCCGCTCCCAAAGCCGGCACGGCCACCTGTCACGGAATCCGCTCCCGACGCGGCAAAACCGGCCGAGCCGGCCAAGCCCGTCGAAAAGACTGCCGCAACGCCGCCAACCGACGAGGCGGACACCAAGGCCAGCGGAAACAAAAACGCGGACACACCCAAAAAGAAGGCGCTGACCGCCAAGCAACTTTTCGGCACCGTGAAGTCAGCAGCACCGCTCACAGCCCGCGCCGTGGGATGGTACGCTAAAGGCTGCCTCGCCGGCGGCAAGCCAATCGCCGTCGACGGCCCAGGCTGGCAGGTCATGCGCCTCTCGCGCAACCGCAATTGGGGACATCCGAATCTCGTGGCGCTGATCGAGCGCCTCGCGCGCGAGGCGACCAAGGCTGGCGAATGGCCCGGACTCTTGGTCGGCGACATGTCCCAACCGCGCGGCGGCCCGATGATCTCCGGCCACACCAGCCATCAGGTCGGCCTCGACGCCGACATCTGGCTGACGCCGATGCCCGATCGCACGCTGACCCGCCGCGAGCGCGAGGACATGTCGGCGGTTTCGATGTTGAAGAACGCCGGCGAGGTGAACCCCAAGGTATGGGGCGACGGGCAGGTGAAGTTGATAAAGCGCGCCGCGTCCTACCCTGCGGTCGAACGCATCCTCGTTCATCCTGCGCTCAAGAAGGCGCTGTGCGAGGCGGCAGGCACCAACCGCACCTGGCTGGGCAAGGTTCGCCCGTACTTCGGCCACTACTACCACTTCCACGTGCGCATCGGCTGCCCGAAAGGCTCTGACAATTGCCGGGCTCAGCCGCCGGTTCCCGACGGCGACGGCTGCGGACAGGAGCTGACGGATTGGCTGAAGCGCGTGGCACCGAAGCCGAAGCCAAAGCCTCCGGCAACGGCTGAGAAACCACCAGCGAAGCCCGCAAAACCCGCGCCTCCCAAGCCGGAGATGACGCTGGCCGATTTGCCCCCAGATTGCTCGACTGTGCTGACAGCAGGTGGCCACGTGCCACCGACCGAGCCGGCCGTGATCGTTGATCGCAGCAAAGACGCAGGGCCGGTGAAGGACATGACCGTCCGGACCGCGGCCCCGTCGCCCCCGCCCGCCGCGAAGAAAACACCGACCAAAGCCGCCACCAACTGA
- the folE gene encoding GTP cyclohydrolase I FolE has product MSHSSSSDHDKPTRKEAEAAVRTLLHWAGDNPERDGLLETPKRVAKAFEEYFRGYKQDPEAILQKTFEETEGYDEMIVLRGIRFESHCEHHLAPIVGRAWVGYIPNGRVVGISKLARVVDAYAKRLQIQEKMTAQIANAIESALKPQGVAVVIKAEHHCMTTRGVHKPGTDMVTSRMLGVFRDSAITRQEFLSMID; this is encoded by the coding sequence ATGAGCCATTCGTCTTCTTCCGACCACGACAAGCCGACGCGTAAGGAGGCCGAAGCTGCCGTGCGCACGCTGCTCCACTGGGCTGGCGACAATCCGGAGCGTGACGGGCTTCTCGAGACCCCCAAGCGGGTCGCCAAGGCGTTCGAAGAATACTTCCGTGGCTATAAGCAAGATCCCGAGGCGATCCTGCAGAAGACCTTCGAGGAGACCGAGGGTTACGACGAGATGATCGTGCTGCGTGGCATCCGGTTCGAGAGTCACTGCGAGCATCACCTGGCGCCGATCGTCGGGCGGGCCTGGGTCGGCTATATCCCGAACGGCCGCGTGGTCGGCATCTCGAAGCTTGCGCGCGTGGTGGATGCCTACGCGAAGCGGCTCCAGATCCAGGAGAAGATGACGGCGCAGATCGCAAACGCGATCGAAAGCGCGCTCAAACCGCAGGGTGTCGCCGTGGTGATCAAGGCCGAGCACCACTGCATGACGACGCGCGGCGTGCATAAGCCGGGCACCGACATGGTGACCAGCCGCATGCTCGGCGTGTTCCGCGACAGCGCCATCACGCGGCAGGAATTCCTGTCGATGATCGACTAG
- a CDS encoding LysR family transcriptional regulator — MDWDKLRIFHAAAAAGSFTHAGEALHMSQSAVSRQVSALEKDLKVALFHRHARGLVLTEQGELLYATVAEVMSKLQTAETLLADTTTKPSGILSVAAPVGLGTIWVSQRLREFMDLYPEIRIELLLDDDQVDIAMRAADVAIWTREPEQPDLIRRPLFTASVRPMASTKYTRRFGVPETFEDLDGNNHRILSYSGQTAQLLPAISWLETAGRDGKGVREPVLRTNSVVAIKQAVMSGIGIGMIPDYMSEQDTDLVPVLMKCGVEKPSLPVLFVYPEELKSSKKVQVLRDFLVAKARHWRE; from the coding sequence ATGGATTGGGACAAGCTCAGGATTTTTCACGCCGCTGCAGCTGCTGGCAGCTTCACGCACGCTGGCGAGGCGCTGCACATGAGCCAGTCGGCGGTAAGCCGGCAGGTTTCGGCCTTGGAAAAGGACCTCAAAGTCGCGCTTTTCCATCGCCACGCCCGCGGCCTCGTGCTGACGGAGCAGGGCGAGTTGCTCTATGCCACCGTGGCCGAGGTCATGAGCAAGCTGCAGACGGCCGAGACGCTGCTTGCCGACACGACGACCAAACCCTCAGGCATCCTGAGCGTGGCGGCCCCTGTGGGCCTCGGCACCATCTGGGTTTCCCAGCGCTTGAGGGAGTTCATGGATCTCTACCCCGAGATCCGCATCGAGCTGCTGCTCGACGATGACCAGGTCGACATCGCCATGCGGGCTGCCGACGTCGCCATCTGGACGCGCGAGCCCGAGCAGCCGGACCTGATCCGCCGCCCGCTGTTTACCGCCAGCGTGCGTCCGATGGCCTCGACGAAATATACCCGCCGCTTCGGAGTGCCGGAAACCTTTGAGGATCTCGACGGCAACAACCACAGGATCCTGTCCTACAGCGGGCAGACCGCACAGCTCCTTCCGGCCATCAGCTGGCTGGAGACGGCCGGGCGCGATGGCAAGGGTGTCCGCGAGCCGGTGCTGCGCACCAACAGCGTCGTCGCCATCAAGCAGGCCGTGATGTCCGGAATCGGCATCGGCATGATCCCCGACTACATGAGCGAGCAGGACACCGACCTAGTGCCCGTGCTCATGAAGTGCGGCGTCGAAAAGCCGAGTCTTCCGGTCCTCTTTGTCTACCCGGAGGAGCTCAAGAGCTCCAAGAAGGTCCAGGTTCTGCGCGACTTCCTGGTCGCCAAGGCCCGCCACTGGCGCGAATAG
- a CDS encoding tellurite resistance TerB family protein, which produces MSDRISNAETLIYAMVAVSAADRTINTDELARISSIVRELPPFHGYTNDWLADAAQQCGKILRKEGGIEQVLALIKATLPSRLYETAYVLCAEVAASDLSVHTDETHFMDLLAERLSLDKETCAALERGARARHQRG; this is translated from the coding sequence ATGTCCGACCGTATTTCGAACGCCGAAACGTTGATCTACGCTATGGTGGCCGTCTCCGCCGCCGACCGCACGATCAACACGGATGAGCTGGCGCGCATCAGCTCCATCGTGCGCGAGCTGCCGCCGTTCCATGGCTACACGAACGACTGGCTGGCCGATGCCGCGCAGCAGTGCGGCAAGATCCTGAGGAAGGAGGGCGGCATCGAGCAGGTTCTGGCGCTGATCAAAGCCACGCTGCCGTCGCGACTCTACGAAACGGCCTATGTGCTCTGCGCCGAGGTCGCCGCGTCCGACCTCTCCGTACACACGGACGAGACACACTTCATGGACTTGCTGGCGGAACGGCTGAGCCTCGACAAGGAAACCTGCGCCGCACTCGAGCGCGGTGCCCGCGCCCGCCACCAGCGGGGTTAA